One segment of Fusobacterium massiliense DNA contains the following:
- a CDS encoding hemolysin — protein MIKEESLSLEDKQKLAQNLIERYLRENGYEGEIPEVLLTNEAHSFSVDSKDKETGAKRREKIYFSKNDIADPNLAFSRLFGHEKAHMNTYDEGKYGEDTSIHTTKKIGSENKNKVFTEEEKADYLNNLRNKYKDQKSIEQQFAEAKLVPEKDKEHWAAGKSINVSAEFIGRVNGGRTKYTIYNENTGDLEYAKTTDFGIGLGMIGIGGGKSYVFLKNVNTSEELNGYSFVGGIGYSTVKILNIGGELLFDDNKKFIGIRVSGGLAKGIDGVELKLPVNVYGSVDNSIVTSSKFIKKSKKEIEKQIGYELDRISELAKDKTTAIKNAVIIADIIKRLSDYMEELENGGNKRSMWRSRSI, from the coding sequence TTGATAAAAGAAGAAAGCTTAAGTTTAGAAGACAAACAAAAGCTGGCACAAAATTTAATAGAAAGATATCTAAGAGAAAATGGATACGAAGGAGAGATTCCAGAGGTCTTATTAACAAATGAAGCTCACTCATTTTCAGTGGATTCAAAAGATAAAGAAACAGGAGCAAAAAGAAGAGAAAAGATATATTTCTCAAAAAATGATATAGCAGATCCAAACTTAGCTTTCTCAAGATTATTTGGACATGAAAAAGCACATATGAATACTTATGATGAAGGAAAATATGGAGAAGATACATCAATCCATACAACTAAAAAGATAGGAAGTGAAAACAAAAATAAGGTATTTACAGAAGAAGAAAAAGCAGACTATCTAAATAACTTGAGAAATAAGTATAAGGATCAAAAGAGTATAGAGCAACAATTTGCAGAAGCTAAACTTGTGCCTGAGAAAGATAAGGAACATTGGGCAGCAGGAAAAAGTATTAATGTTTCGGCAGAATTTATAGGAAGAGTAAATGGTGGAAGAACTAAGTATACAATTTATAATGAAAATACAGGTGATTTAGAATATGCAAAAACAACTGATTTTGGAATTGGATTAGGAATGATAGGTATAGGAGGTGGAAAATCATATGTTTTTCTTAAAAATGTAAACACCTCTGAAGAACTTAATGGTTATTCATTTGTAGGAGGTATAGGATATAGTACTGTGAAAATTCTAAATATTGGTGGAGAATTATTGTTTGATGACAATAAAAAATTTATAGGAATAAGGGTAAGTGGAGGATTAGCAAAAGGTATAGATGGAGTTGAATTAAAGTTGCCTGTTAATGTTTATGGAAGTGTTGATAATTCAATTGTAACTAGTTCAAAATTTATTAAAAAATCTAAGAAAGAGATTGAAAAACAAATAGGTTATGAGTTGGATAGAATATCTGAATTAGCTAAAGATAAAACAACTGCTATAAAAAATGCTGTTATAATAGCAGACATAATAAAAAGGCTTTCTGACTATATGGAGGAATTAGAGAATGGTGGAAATAAAAGATCAATGTGGAGAAGTAGAAGTATTTAA